A genomic segment from Halomonas sp. TA22 encodes:
- the bamA gene encoding outer membrane protein assembly factor BamA, with product MKLKNIGLAALLLSGAQPVLADTFNVSDIRVEGLQRVSAASVFNAFPVSTNDSVDERDLAQAARALFGTGLFDDVQLARDGDILIIQVVERPFITALNITGNSQISEDDLRNGLRQAGLAEGQVLQLSTLEEIQRELEQVYQAQGRYSARISTNVEEIDRSRVRVNVDINEGAVANIRQINIVGNQAFDDDTLRDVFELNDRPGRFFGWFSRDEYSREALSGDLERLRSYYLDRGYVNFNITSTQVSISPDKTQIFVTVNVDEGQQYRLGEIRFAGNMPISESEARELVTAERGEIFSRRDITASSEALRSRLGAEGFAFANIDSRPQIAADGDTVDVIFTVNPGQRAYVRRINFIGNTTTEDEVLRREMIQMEGAPASTEQISQSRQRLERLGFFRQVDVDTQPVPGENDLLDVTYNVEEQPSGSISASVGFSQSAGVIYGAALSQNNFLGTGNRVNVGAQRSDTFTSLNFGFTDPYWTLDGVSRGYNLFYRETDYEDSDISTYSTDAYGAGINFGYPINELARLNFGVSVEDLSVQTYNDTASEIVRYVEEQGSDAQSLKLTASWTRNNLNRGMMPTAGNYNRVSLETAAPGSDAEYYKLRYRGQQLFELNNDWSLKFGTTLGYADSVGNDPYPFYENFFSGGLGSVRGFTGNTLGPRTSPRGGGNDRTLGGNVLVEGSVELLFPLPFVDDQRSLQTGFFIDAGNTFLTDCYEVLEGDQSRCESGVDLGELRYSAGIGLSWLTPVGPLTFSIAEPLNDKDGDDTQFFQFSLGQTF from the coding sequence ATGAAACTCAAGAACATCGGATTGGCGGCGTTGTTGCTTAGCGGCGCCCAGCCAGTGCTGGCAGACACCTTCAATGTTTCCGACATTCGCGTAGAGGGACTGCAACGTGTGTCCGCCGCCTCTGTCTTCAATGCGTTCCCGGTCAGTACCAACGATTCGGTCGACGAGCGCGACCTGGCTCAGGCGGCGCGCGCGCTCTTCGGTACGGGACTGTTCGATGACGTGCAGCTGGCCCGCGATGGCGATATCCTGATCATCCAGGTGGTGGAACGTCCCTTCATCACTGCCCTGAACATCACCGGCAACTCGCAGATATCGGAAGACGATCTACGCAATGGTCTGCGTCAGGCCGGGCTTGCCGAAGGCCAGGTACTGCAGCTCTCCACGCTCGAGGAGATCCAGCGCGAGCTGGAGCAGGTCTATCAGGCGCAGGGGCGTTACAGCGCGCGTATCAGCACCAATGTCGAGGAGATCGACCGCAGCCGCGTACGTGTCAACGTCGATATCAACGAAGGCGCGGTGGCCAACATCCGCCAGATCAACATCGTGGGCAATCAGGCATTCGACGACGACACGCTGCGTGACGTGTTCGAGCTCAACGATCGTCCCGGGCGCTTCTTCGGCTGGTTCTCCCGCGACGAGTACTCGCGTGAAGCGCTATCGGGCGACCTGGAGCGGCTGCGTTCCTACTATCTCGATCGTGGCTACGTGAACTTCAACATCACTTCGACCCAAGTCTCGATCAGTCCGGACAAGACGCAGATATTCGTCACCGTCAACGTCGATGAGGGGCAGCAGTACCGTCTTGGCGAGATTCGCTTTGCCGGCAACATGCCAATCTCCGAGTCCGAGGCGCGCGAGCTGGTGACGGCCGAGCGCGGCGAGATATTTTCGCGTCGCGACATTACCGCTTCCTCCGAGGCGCTGCGCTCGCGCCTGGGCGCCGAAGGGTTCGCCTTTGCCAACATCGACAGCCGTCCGCAGATCGCCGCGGACGGCGATACCGTCGATGTGATCTTTACCGTCAATCCCGGCCAGCGTGCCTATGTGCGGCGCATCAATTTCATCGGCAACACCACCACCGAAGATGAAGTGCTGCGTCGCGAGATGATCCAGATGGAGGGCGCGCCTGCCTCCACCGAGCAGATCAGCCAGTCCCGCCAGCGCCTCGAACGGCTTGGCTTCTTCCGGCAGGTCGACGTCGACACCCAGCCGGTACCGGGTGAGAACGACCTGCTCGACGTCACCTACAACGTCGAGGAGCAGCCCTCCGGCTCGATATCGGCCAGTGTCGGCTTCTCGCAGAGTGCCGGGGTGATCTACGGCGCGGCACTCTCCCAGAACAACTTCCTGGGCACCGGTAACCGGGTCAATGTCGGGGCGCAGCGCAGCGACACCTTTACCAGTCTCAACTTTGGCTTTACCGACCCGTACTGGACGCTGGATGGCGTCTCGCGGGGCTACAATCTTTTCTATCGCGAAACCGATTACGAAGATTCCGATATCTCGACCTACTCCACCGACGCTTATGGCGCTGGCATCAACTTCGGTTACCCGATCAACGAACTGGCGCGTCTCAACTTCGGTGTCAGCGTCGAGGACCTGTCGGTCCAGACCTACAACGATACCGCGTCGGAAATCGTTCGCTACGTCGAGGAGCAGGGCAGCGACGCCCAGAGCCTCAAGCTGACCGCCAGTTGGACGCGCAACAACCTCAATCGTGGGATGATGCCGACGGCGGGCAACTACAACCGTGTCTCGCTGGAGACTGCTGCACCGGGCAGCGATGCCGAGTACTACAAGCTTCGCTATCGCGGCCAGCAGTTGTTCGAACTCAACAATGACTGGTCGCTGAAATTCGGCACCACGCTTGGCTATGCCGACTCGGTGGGTAACGACCCCTACCCGTTCTACGAGAACTTCTTCTCCGGTGGACTGGGTTCGGTGCGCGGTTTCACCGGTAACACGCTGGGACCGAGAACCTCACCTCGTGGGGGCGGCAACGATCGTACCTTGGGCGGCAACGTACTGGTCGAAGGCTCCGTCGAGCTGCTCTTCCCGCTGCCTTTCGTCGACGACCAGCGCTCGCTGCAGACAGGCTTCTTCATCGATGCGGGCAATACCTTCC